The following nucleotide sequence is from Salvelinus namaycush isolate Seneca chromosome 23, SaNama_1.0, whole genome shotgun sequence.
taacattcgacataccaattattatctggctaaaaatacttgaatcagttataaaacccattgcccttcatgtttgtgaggtctggggtccgctcaccaaccagtaattcacaaaatgggacaaacatcaaattgagactgcatgcagaattctgcaaaaaatatcctacgtgtacaacataaaacaccaaataatcagaattaggccgatacccgataattatcaaaatccagaaaagagatgttaataaattctacaaccacctaaaaggaagtgattcccaaaccttctatAACAAAGCCAtcgcctacagagagatgaacctggagaagagtcccctaagcaagctggtcctggggctctgttcacaaacacaaacagactccACAGAGCCCCCTGTTACACAATAGGTGCTGTGTGTGTTCATATACTCTGAAGGTGATGAAGTGTTGGTGCTGCTGTGAGACTCTCCTACTACACCACTCAAAACTATTTTAATTCACACAATTtttgcctgtgtttgtgtgttgtgtgtgtaatCTGTCCAACTCTTCTAAATATGTTACTCATTCAAAATGGCTGCCtgcatttatttatatttttattttaccttttttctttaactaggcaagcctgTAGCCACTGTAAATGTCAACCTGGGTATCTCTCAAACTACTAGCCTATTTTGATTATACATCTGACTACCTGACCCTACCATTCACTGCCCCATCTAGATGGAACCCAAACCACAGACAATATCAGTACCAATTAGGAAAATAATTAAAACCAACACACTAATGATCAGAGACTCCCATACCTCTACCATAACCTCACTATATTACATGACATTAGAAGAAAGACAAGCCATAGCCTAACTCCTAAACCTCAatccctaacctctaacctctaacccttaacccctaacaaGCCATAGCCAAATGAGGGAAAAATAAACACATAACCATAGAACCAGCAGACAAAGTCTCCAAGATAATAATCATGGATAACCAGCAGGCAACGTCGCCAAGATAATAATCATGGATAACCAGCAGACAAAGTCTCCAAGATAATAATCATGGATAACCAGCAGACAAAGTCTCCAAGATAATAATCATGGATAACCAGCAGACAAAGTCTCCAAGATAATAATCATGGATAACCAGCAGACAAAGTCTCCAAGATAATAATCATGGATAACCAGCAGACAAAGTCTCCAAGATAATAATCATGGATAACCAGCAGACAAAGTCTCCAAGATAATAATCATGGATAACCAGCAGACAAAGTCTCCAAGATAATAATCATGGATAACCAGCAGACAAAGTCTCCAAGATAATAATCATGGATAACCAACAGACAAAGTCTCCAAGATAATAATCATGGATAACCAGCAGACAAAGTCTCCAAGATAATAATCATGGATAACCAGCAGACAAAGCCTCCAAGATAATAATCATGGATAACCAGCAGACAAAGTCTCCAAGATAATAATCATGGATAACCAGCAGACAAAGTCTCCAAGATAATAATCATGGATAACCAGCAGACAAAGTCTCCAAGATAATAATCATGGATAACCAGCAGACAAAGTCTCCAAGATAATAATCATGGATAACCAGCAGTACCTCTTTGAAGCCAACAAATAATAGCAGACCTCTATGGAAATAAATGCATTGCACATACTGTAGACAAAAGGGAAAATCTAGATGGACCAGACCCACCCAGAGACTCTTCTATCTCCTCTCCAAGATCCATCAAGCACCAGATACCTGGACAGTCCCTTTTGAGGTCCCGAAAGGAAGACTGATTGTGTCAGACTGTGGGAGTGAGTCCTCGCCAGCAGTTGAATTCATTGACTACTTCCTCAATCCCATCTCACAAAGGCCACCCCAGCTACCTTGAGGACACATACCACTTCATAGAGTCCACACCATTCCAGTCCCAGCACATGCATACTTATTCGCCATAGACATAGACTCTCTGTACACCAACATAGACATCTCATCAGTCTTGGCAGCTGTAGACTCTGGAGATATCCTGATCCAGAGAGATCATACTCACACCTCCTACAGCTCTTACAACTCGGCTTAAATTTTTTTATGATTTCACATTCAATTACCAACACGACCTCCAGATTGGTGGGACGGCGATGGGTAAGAAGTTCTCTCTGGCTAATGACATTTATATGGCAGACTGGGAGATGACAGCCTTGACTAAATGCCCGTTGAGACCCATGTTTTATAGATGATACCTGGATGATATCTTTAGGGTGTTGGAACATGATCTGGTACACTTTACAACATTCATTGACattctcaacaaccatcatcccATCATAACAGTCAAATATGCCACCCTCCCTCATCAACACAATCAATTTATTGGACACAACAGTATTTTTTCAATGTACTGACACACACATAGTCTCCCTACACACAAAACTATACCTCaaggacagagacacacacatagtcTCCCTACACAGAAAACTATACTTCaaggacagagacacacacatagtcTCCCTACACACAAAACTATACCTCaaggacagagacacacacatagtcTCCCTACACACAAAACTATACCTCaaggacagagacacacacatagtcTCCCTACACACACAACTATACTtcaaggacagacacacacacacaccctactccACAAATCCAGCTACCACCCCAAACATCATACATTCCCTGGCATTGTCAAGTATCAACTCATCTGATTCCATAGACTGTGTACACAACAGATATACTTTCATTCAGCCACACAGACCCTCTTTGGTGCACTGGGGAAGAGGGGATACTCAAAGCGGTCATTGAGGTATATAAAGGCGAACACACTGGCAGGCCTTACCAACAACATATTGCCTGTCCCCCTAACATTAACACACTGGCAGGCCTTACCAACAACATATTGCCTGTCCCCCTAACATTAACACACTGGCAGGCCTTACCAACAACATATTGCCTGTCCCCCTTACCTTAACACACTGGCAGGCCTTACCAACAACATATTGCCTGTCCCCCTAACCTTAACACACTGGCAGGCCTTACCAACAACATATTGTCTGTCCCCCTAACATTAACACACTGGCAGGCCTTACCAACAACATATTGCCTGTCCCCCTAACCTCAACACACTGGCAGGCCTTACCAACAACATATTGCCTGTCCCCCTAACATTAACACACTGGCAGGCCTTACCAACAACATATTGCCTGTCCCCCTAACATTAACACACTGGCAGGCCTTACCAACAACATATTGCCTGTCCCCCTTACCTTAACACACTGGCAGGCCTTACCAACAACATATTGCCTGTCCCCCTAACCTTAACACACTGGCAGGCCTTACCAACAACATATTGTCTGTCCCCCTAACATTAACACACTGGCAGGCCTTACCAACAACATATTGCCTGTCCCCCTAACATTAACACACTGGCAGGCCTTACCAACAACATATTGTCTGTCCCCCTAACCTTAACACACTGGCAGGCCTTACCAACAACATATTGCCTGTCCCCCTAACCTTAACACACTGGCAGGCCTTACCAACAACATATTGTCTGTCCCCCTAACCTTAACACACTGGCAGGCCTTACCAACAACATATTGCCTGTCCCCCTTACATTAACACACTGGCAGGTCCTACCAACAACATATTGCCTGTCCCCCTAACATTAACACACTGGCAGGCCTTACCAACAACATATTGTCTGTCCCCCTAACCTTAACACACTGGCAGGCCTTACCAACAACATATTGTCTGTCCCCCTAACCTTAACACACTGGCAGGCCTTACCAACAACATATTGCCTGTCCCCCTAACCTTAACACACTGGCAGGCCTTACCAACAACATATTGCCTGTCCCCCTAACCTTAACACACTGGCAGGCCTTACCAACAACATATTGCCTGTCCCCCTTACATTAACACACTGGCAGGTCCTACCAACAACATATTGCCTGTCCCCCTAACATTAACACACTGGCAGGCCTTACCAACAACATATTGTCTGTCCCCCTAACCTTAACACACTGGCAGGCCTTACCAACAACATATTGCCTGTCCCCCTAACCTTAACACACTGGCAGGCCTTACCAACAACATATTGCCTGTCCCCCTAACCTTAACACACTGGCAGGCCTTACCAACAACATATTGTCTGTCCCCCTAACATTAACACACTGGCAGGCCCTACCAACAACATATTGCCTGTCCCCCTAACATTAACACACTGGCAGGCCTTACCAACAACATATTGCCTGTCCCCCTAACATTAACACACTGGCAGGCCTTACCAACAACATATTGTCTGTCCCCCTAACCTTAACACACTGGCAGGCCTTACCAACAACATATTGCCTGTCCCCCTAACCTTAACACACTGGCAGGCCTTACCAACAACATATTGCCTGTCCCCCTAACCTTAACACACTGGCAGGCCTTACCAACAACATATTGCCTGTCCCCCTAACATTAACACACTGGCAGGCCTTACCAACAACATATTGTCTGTCCCCCTAACCTTAACACACTGGCAGGCCTTACCAACAACATATTGTCTGTCCCCCTAACATTAACACACTGGCAGGTCTTACCAACAACATATTGTCTGTCCCCCTAACATTAACACACTGGCAGGCCTTACCAACAACATATTGCCTgtccccctaaccctaacccacctgctCCTGACAGAACCATGGGCCTAGATCAGacatttaaccctaaccttaacctccaTAACTGTCCCTGCAGAACCCTGGACCTGGAACATCCCACACCTAATCTGAACCATTTCCCTAATCTGGGTCCGCACCCCTTCCCTGCCCTCCACCCAGACCCCCTGTCCCTATCCCCCACCCCTTCCCTGCCCTCCACCCAGACCCCCTGTCCCTATCCCCCACCCCTTCCCTGCCCTCCACCCAGACCCACTGTCCTTATCCCCCACCCCTTCCCTTCCCTGCCCTCCACCCAGACCCCCTGTCCCTATCCCCCCACCCCTTCCTTGCCCTCCACCCAGACCCCCTGTCCCTATCCCCCACCCCTTCCCTTCCCTGCCCTCCACCCAGACCCCCTGTCCCTATCCCCcacccctgccctgccctgccctccacccagaccccctgtccctatcccccttcccttccctgccCTCTACCCAGACCCCCTGTCCCTATCCCCCACCCCTGCCCTGCCCTCCACCCAGACCCCCTGTCCCTATCCCCCACCCCTGCCCTGCCCTCCACCCAGATCCCCTGTCCCTATCCCCCACCCCTTCCCACCACCCAGACCCCCTGTCCCTATCCCCCACCCCTGCCCTGCCCTCCACCCAAACCCCCTGTCCCTATCCCCCACCCCTGCCCTGCCCTCCACCCAGACCCCCTGTCCCTATCCCCCACCCCTGCCCTGCCCTCCACCCAAACCCCCTGTCCCTATCCCCCCACCCCTTCCCTGCCCTCCACCCAGACCCCCTGTCCATATCCCCCCACCCCTTCCCTGCCCTCCACCCAGACCCCCTGTCCATATCCCCCCACCCTTTCCTGCCCTCCACCCAGACCCCCTGTCCATATCCCCCCACCCCTTCCCTGCCCTCCACCCAGACCCCCTGTCCCTATCCCCCACCCCTGCCCTGCCCTCCACCCAGACCCCCTGTCCATATCCCCCCACCCCTTCCCTGCCCTCCACCCAGACCCCCTGTCCATATCCCCCCACCCCTTCCCTGCCCTCCACCCAGACCCCCTGTCCATATCCCCCCACCCCTTCCCTGCCCTCCACCCAGACCCCCTGTCCATATCCCCCCACCCCTTCCCTGCCCTCCACCCAGACCCCCTGTCCCTATCCCCCACCCCTGCCCTGCCCTCCACCCAGACCCCCTGTCCATATCCCCCCACCCCTTCCCTGCCCTCCACCCAGACCCCCTGTCCCTATCCCCCCAcccctttcctgtcctccacCCAGACCCCCTGTCCCTATCCCCCCACCCGTTCCTGTCCTCCACCCAGACCCCCTGTCCATATCCCCCCACCCCTTCCCTTCCCTGCCCTCCACCCAGACCCCCTGTCCATATCCCCCCACCCTTTCCTGCCCTCCACCCAGACCCCCTGTCCATATCCCCCCACCCCTTCCCTGCCCTCCACCCAGACCCCCTGTCCATATCCCCCCACCCTTTCCTGCCCTCCACCCAGACCCCCTGTCCCTATCCCCCCAcccctttcctgtcctccacCCAGACCCCCTGTCTATATCCCCCCACCCCTTCCCTTCCCTGCCCTCCACCCAGACCCCCTGTCCATATCCCCCCACCCTTTCCTGCCCTCCACCCAGACCCCCTGTCCATATCCCCCCACCCCTTCCCTGCCCTCCACCCAGACCCCCTGTCCATATCCCCCCACCCTTTCCTGCCCTCCACCCAGACCCCCTGTCCCTATCCCCCCAcccctttcctgtcctccacCCAGACCCCCTGTCCATATCCCCCCACCCCTTCCCTGCCCTCCACCCAGACCCCCTGTCCCTATCCCCCCAcccctttcctgtcctccacCCAGACCCCCTGTCCATATCCCCCCACCCTTTCCTGCCCTCCACCCAGACCCCCTGTCCATATCCCCCCACCCCTTCCCTGCCCTCCACCCAGACCCCCTGTCCATATCCCCCCACCCTTTCCTGCCCTCCACCCAGACCCCCTGTCCCTATCCCCCCAcccctttcctgtcctccacCCAGACCCCCTGTCCATATCCCCCCACCCCTTCCCTTCCCTGCCCTCCACCCAGACCCCCTGTCCATATCCCCCCACCCCTTCCCTGCCCTCCACCCAGACCCCCTGTCCATATCCCCCCACCCTTTCCTGCCCTCCACCCAGACCCCCTGTCCCTATCCCCCCAcccctttcctgtcctccacCCAGACCCCCTGTCCATATCCCCCCACCCGTTCCTGTCCTCCACCCAGACCCCCTGTCCATATCCCCCCACCCTTTCCTGTCCTCCACCCAGACCTTAGTCTATACCGTTCTGACTTTGCTCGTccatttatatattcttaattccattcctttacttagatttgtgtgtattaggtagttgtggaattgttagatattacttgttagatattactgcactgtcggagctagaaacacatttcgctacacctgtaATAAGatcttgctgtctctgcctggccggttcccctctctccactgggattctctgcctctaaccctattacaggggctgagtcactggcttactggtgctctttcatgccgtccctaggaggggtgcgtcacttgagtgggttgagttactgacgtgatcttcctgtctgggttggcgcccccccttggtttgtgctgtggtggagatctttgtgggctatactcggccttgtctcaggattgtaagttggtggttgaagatatccctctagtggtgcgggggctgtgctttggcaaagtgggtggggttatatccttcctgtttggccctgtccgggggtatcttcggatggggccacagtgtctcctgaccgctcctgtctcagcctccagtatttatgctgcagtagtttatgtgtcggggggctagggtcagttggttatacctggagtacttctcctgtcttatccagtgtcctgtgtgaatttaagtatgctctctctaattctctcgttctctctttctttctctctctcggaggacctgagccctaggaccatacgtcaggactaccgggcatgatgactccttgctgtccccagtccgcctggccttgctgctattccagtttcaactgttctgcctgcggttacggaacccctacctgtcccagacctgctgttttcaactcttaatgatcggctatgaaaagccaactgacatttattcctgattattatttgaccatgcttgtcatttatgaacattttgaaaatcttggcgctctctaattttctccttctctctttctttctctctctcggaggacctgagccctaggaccatacgtcaggactaccgggcatgatgactccttgctgtccccagtccgcctggccctgctgctattccagtttcaactgttctgcctgcggttatggaaccgccacctgtcccagacctgctgttttcaactcttaatgatcggctatgaaaagccaactgaaaattattcatgattattatttgaccatgcttgtcacttatgaacattttgaacatcttggcatagttctgttataatctccacccggcacagccagaagaggactggccacccctcatagcctggttcctctctaggtttcttcctaggttttggcctttctagggagtttttcctagccaccgtgcttctacacctgcattgcttgctgtttggggttttaggctgggtttctgtacagcacttcgagatattagctgatgtacgaagggctatataaaataaacttgattgattgattgatctgctAAACAGggtttatgtgaccaataaaatgtgatttgatttgattattccTATAGACCTACCTCTAAACCACCTATTGAACAACAGCACTATAGACAACTCCAACATACTCAAAATCCACATGCACAAAcctacagttctaccctcatgAGCACCACCATTCCAGTCCTATCCCATAACTCATGACTATTCATGAGCACCACCATTCCAGTCCTATCCTACAACTCATGACTATTCATGAGCACCACCATTCCAGTCCTATCCCATAACTCATGACTATTCATGAGCACCACCATTCCAGTCCTATCCCATAACTCATGACTATTCATGAGCACCACCATTCCAGTCCTATCCCATAACTCATGACTATTCACGAGCACCACCATTGACTCTAGCATAACACGCACACTAAGTCACGACATAGAAACCAGCCACACCGTCAACACTTATTTCTTTCAGCTCTTAATCCCTTAATCCCTTGGTGTGATCTTTCATTATTTACTATATTATTTGTTTATTCAATTATTTATATATTaatgcttcttcttcttcttactATATTTTCTAATTGTTTACCCTCAGAATGTAATCAATTCCttgtcttcctctcattgttgtcttcctctcattgaACCGTCGCAGGTGACCCCTCCGAGCTCTCGGCCTCCATTGATCTTTCAGGCCAATAACTGCCTAATGTTCCCTTACCCTCTTCAAACCGGACTGACTTGCAATATGCAAACAGAGCGAGAAGTTGCAATAGGCCTGTGCAACCCAAGGTTTGATACCAGCACAAAcagtatccctaaccctaaccctaaccctaaacctaaccctaaccctaaccctaaacctaaacctcaCCCTAACACCCCTTGTCCTGTGACAGATAGAGCTAATCATCAGTTACAGGAGAGTGTGGGGTCTGAATACACAGAGGCCTCCCCTCCCTAGTCTATGGTGACACAATGCTGAGACACCAtgttattggtgtgtgtgtgtgtgtgtgtgtgtgtgtgtgtgtgtgtgtgtgtgtgtgtgtgtgtgtgtgtgtgtgtgtaatagtgACAGGGATGGAGACGAGTGTAATTTTAATGTCGCCAGACGAGGGCAGGGGCCACGGCCCGATTGCATAAAACATCTTAAGGATTTCCCTTAAAGAATAATGTTTTCTTAATTAGGCAGTTGTTTAAGGGTGTTGCATAGAGCCACTCAAACCTTAGGTCAGGGTTGTCGTGTCTTTggtatcgttaaattgaagacttttAGTTTTATcatagattcctgtaattagggattacgcgatcactttagtaataacgtaactaattaactatgaattcgagggcaccagggaaagttattagattacaaagttatcatttcccaatataacctttcagatatttcatatctgatcaatggtcttctaattaatgattgATTTACTCTACCTtacgtcagtctcattccaaacgtcgtaaatcgctgatctgcacgaacccagtcttcactatgagtcatccatacatcaattgtcttaaatcatttatttattactaactaattaattcacagaaatgcaaaacaaacaaacttaaaatagttacatgaaatgatgggagaaaatatgccctagtgggctaaaccggcatggcggctgttagacaaagggaaagttgcgttcgactaagaattcactacagagtccataactataacaattgacatgctaatccttacacatgaacgctcactcattcgggaacaattgcaatcaatatatatatagttacgtccagtgtgtgtgtcgccttggtcgttggagagaagttcgttttggTTGGAGTGAAGTTCTGTCTCGGTTGTGGATTGTTCAGAGGGACATTCGTTTTTAGAATgattgtttcggcggttgtctttcttcgcgttcaatgataccgaattcctagctgcagactagaagtcaatatcaaagacttgttcttattctgtcggtatcgatagtctaagagtttaaccacgtgggatggttaaaagattcagcagtcTGGTCTCAAACCTTTGTCCTCTCGTGATTGAGAGAAACATGGTCTAAGGTAATTTCTTaagagttggcttttattcagaaagcagagaggggtggtcccatggtctctgacccatactgggctcagggcggtccttggatttagttcaaatcaagaAGGTATTTGTACTTTTcttaattaaacagtccaaaatcatattacacaattatacaaacagtatcatactcactcattcattttatacaacacacagatgtaaacctcatatctgaggttattatataaacagcggtatggtaatgtggtcccaCGGTCTCACgtgagtttcccacgtggtgacCAATGGACATGTTAATATCTGGACTGTCCCCCGATCATTCCTACTTGtgcaggaatatgaaatatgttcgtacctcaagttctgtgaggtggaagaggattcctttgtcctgaaagtttaccctctgtcttaatactgtttgtggtggggagattctcaggaatttacgacatctctctgtgatcacagcatgggttgaaggaggaaagggggaggcagggagagggggatggggtttgctaTACCCAcgcaggcaacgtcatgacagggTCTAATTAGTCAATAAGGCCCAagggtgtgtggtatatggccaatataccacggctaagggctgttcttatgcacgacgcaaagcAAAGGAGtattggccaatataccaccaacccccgaggtgccttattgctattataaactggttaccaacgtaactagagctgtaaaaataaatgttttgtcatacacgtggtatacggtctgacataccacgactgtcagccaatcaacattcagggctcGGGCCACCCAGTTTGAAGGCATATAAGGTATAAAGAGTCCCTGGTTACTATGGAGATGGTGAATTAAGAAGAGAGCGTCCAGAGAGGACAAGGACGAGGGTAGAGGGATTGGATGGGGCTTTAGGTATGGCTTGTGGTTGTTGCTATGTTTATAGGGGTGAACAGGGTAGTTCCGATAGACAACTCCAACATACCCGTGGTACTCATCACTGAAGAGGCAGGGATTCTTTTGAACCCAATGGCATGGTGTGTGGATGGGAGATTGTGATGATCAGGAGGGTAAGTACGTGCTTCGGATGGGTCCTAAGGCAGGGACAGCTGTGattgtgtgttaatgtgttgtgtgtgaCAGAGTATGAGTGGGTTTAGCGGCTGAGGGACAGACATGGACACTGGATGGGACCCAAGGCACGGTTGACTGGACAAGGAGATGGGAGGAACAGGCAATGGGGACAGGGGTGTTGTTGACTAAAAGcaagcgtgtgtgcgtgtgcgtgtgtgtgtgtgtgtgtgatgctgagTTGTCACAATGCTTCAGCAAATGGACATTATCCCAGGGGGAGctggaagacacaatgtaaggaacctaatttatgtccctctaactgcccggaatgcctctgctgatcccacAGCTGTTGTATGCAGTACTCATGTgtctatgaaccagagttatactgttagcactgagctGGTGTGTCCgaggaggaagtccactgtgagcagctcaccctgcactaacataaataacatgagcatgtctacctctgctaagcttcccagtaaagcaatgaaaacaagcaagcatcccagaaaagtgctgac
It contains:
- the LOC120018951 gene encoding basic proline-rich protein-like yields the protein MGLDQTFNPNLNLHNCPCRTLDLEHPTPNLNHFPNLGPHPFPALHPDPLSLSPTPSLPSTQTPCPYPPPLPCPPPRPTVLIPHPFPSLPSTQTPCPYPPTPSLPSTQTPCPYPPPLPFPALHPDPLPPVPIPHPCPALHPDPLSLSPTPALPSTQIPCPYPPPLPTTQTPCPYPPPLPCPPPKPPVPIPHPCPALHPDPLSLSPTPALPSTQTPCPYPPTPSLPSTQTPCPYPPTPSLPSTQTPCPYPPTLSCPPPRPPVHIPPPLPCPPPRPPVPIPHPCPALHPDPLSISPHPFPALHPDPLSISPHPFPALHPDPLSISPHPFPALHPDPLSISPHPFPALHPDPLSLSPTPALPSTQTPCPYPPTPSLPSTQTPCPYPPTPFLSSTQTPCPYPPTRSCPPPRPPVHIPPPLPFPALHPDPLSISPHPFLPSTQTPCPYPPTPSLPSTQTPCPYPPTLSCPPPRPPVPIPPPLSCPPPRPPVYIPPPLPFPALHPDPLSISPHPFLPSTQTPCPYPPTPSLPSTQTPCPYPPTLSCPPPRPPVPIPPPLSCPPPRPPVHIPPPLPCPPPRPPVPIPPPLSCPPPRPPVHIPPPFPALHPDPLSISPHPFPALHPDPLSISPHPFLPSTQTPCPYPPTPFLSSTQTPCPYPPTPSLPCPPPRPPVHIPPPLPCPPPRPPVHIPPPFPALHPDPLSLSPHPFPVLHPDPLSISPHPFLSSTQTPCPYPPTLSCPPPRP